TCATAGTTAGTGCCCGTGTGCGCTGCCAGAACTCTCGTTAACTGATCACGACTCACATCGCTGATGCATCTGTGCCAGGGAAGAAGCAGGAGGTTCGGATCCTGACCCCACACAAGCATCATCATCGTATTCTTCACACCATCGCGCTCATCGAGCCTGCACGCGGCTGTGTAGCGGTGGTGGCCATCGAGTATCATCAGCTTCTGATTGCTGAGCGAATGAATGATGTATTCACAGATCGCCTGATCATTAATCTCCCAGAGTGTGTGGGTGGTTCCGTTGTGTTTTACCTCGACTATAGGCAGGTTTTCCTTTATGTAAGGTTTAAGAAGTTTGGATATTGCCACACCGTCCTCATTATACTCTGCCATAATTGGGGAGAAGTTCATTCGGCATTTTTTCATGAGATAATATCGTTCCTCTGTATTATCATCAAAAACAGACTCGTGACCCATAATTTCCCTGCCCGTATCATCGACAGAGACCAGTGCGACGATGCCAAGTAGTGTGTACTCATCACGTTCTTCATCCGCATCCACACCAGATTTCAGGTCATCCGAAATTTTATAGCAGATCCTGTAGATGTAAAGCGATTCTTTCTCACGTTCTTCGAGTATGCGATCCTGAAAGAGCGTCTTTATCGTCGTATCTGCAACTTCAATGAAGTTATCGAGATCAGCGCCGTCCTGTCGTCTTGTTGCATGTATAATATTATTCCTGTTTGCGGCATAGATTTTGTATGTCTTCTCATCGATTGTATCATATATCGGTGCAACATACCGCTCCTTCTCGTCAAGTGCTGGACTTAAGGTCACTGCTTTGAATCGAGCTATCTCTACCATCAATCACCCTTACAGATGAAGTTATATAATGGTTATCCTATAATTACGGGTTAGGGGAGTGAGATAAAGTCTATACCATCTTCAGTGATGCGATTCGATGAGCGGTGAACCGAGATTCAGGGATCTTATAGAGGAGCTGGTGAGTAAGGATTCACTTTCAATAAGCGCTATTCAGCGGCAACTTGAAAAAAAGGGCGTTAAAGAGCATCGATTAATAGTTACGGGCTATCTCAGGGCACTCAGAGACATGGGAATTGTTGAAGAACGAAAAGTTCCGCCTTCAAAGGTCTATTCACTAATATCGAAAGAAGAAAAGTCAGAGACAGATTTTTATAGTTATATAAAACAGGAGATCGAAGATCTTGATGTGGATGCAGAGGTTAAGCTTGCTGTTGCAGTTCTTCTCATAAATACACTATTCCATCGCCCCTGTTTCAGAATCGAACTTAAACGCCTGGGTACATCGTACGTTGAGAGTGAATTTGTTCGGAAGGTAGATGGAAGTGCATATATCCGTGCAATCAACCAGAATAAGCTCGCAATATCAGATGATGAACCTGCATTTGAGTGTGTCACCGAGCTTCTCTCTACAGAGGTTGTTGATCTGATGATCAGGGTCCTATCCAACGTAGTGAAGGAGGTTGTAGATGTCAGCGGGCTGTATGAAAAATATCCTCAGAAGACGCTTGAATTTAATCTCTGAGTTGCTCTTCGGTTCTCTGGTGATCGATCGAGAGGTCTGTCGCGATATCATTTCTTTTCTGGCCTTTAAGGTGATATTCCATCTGTTTTCTCGTTCCGCGTCTGACGAGAAAACCCTCCCGACAGAGCCGTGCAAGGTATGTTGATACAGTGCTCAGAGGAATATCGGTGGCGTAATTCAATTCATAACCTAACTTCACATCTGATGATGTGAACCACCTGTTTTCAAATTCAAACTTTAAAAAAAGCCTTAAACGCTCTTTGAGTGTCATAGAAGATTCATTAACATCTTTTTCGCTATGAAGATAGGGACTCGATGAAGATCCGCCAATATGGTGCACGGGTATTCCAGCATCCTGCATAAATTTGATCAACTTTGCAGCTGTTTTTGGTGATTTAACATCGTTTTCCGTTTCCACTGAGGTTTTAAATCCATCATCATCGATAATCTCAAGGTGGATCTTCATCGCAGTCCCTCGCTGGCATCCATCTATCCCCTCAGATTGGTTAATCACACATTGTGAAGCTGTTTTCTGAATGCCAGTTAAATTGATATACGTCATACTATTTAAACTTTTAGTGGAAATAAAGGTTTTAACACGTTATTCACTTAGTGAAAGTTTGTGTTCATGATCTATACTACTTAAAAGTGCTGCATTACCCATTTTATTTCTTTCACAGGATGACTTAAAGAAAAGATCGTGACGCTTAAATAGTAATAGGTAGAATGAGGGGTAGATAGATGGAGGAATCATTATGAGTGAAACAATGAGTCCGATAGAGCGATTTCATGCAGCGATGGAGAATAACCCGATTGATCGGGTTTCACTTGCACCTGTAACGCAAACAGGAACAACTGCGCTTATGGAGAAATGTGGCGCATACTGGCCAGAGGCACACAAAGATCCGAAGCTTATGGCACAACTAAGCTGGGCAGCTTATGAATATGGAGGGCTTGAAGGCGTTAGAATTCCATTCTATGTCTATACAGAGGCAGAGGCAACCGGTGCAAAACTCTCCAAGTGGAAGAAGAAGAACCACCCCGTTGTGGACGTTCCATCAGTACCAAATCTCGAGGCAATCGACAAGCTTGAAATACCCGATCCAAAGAAAGATGGACGGATGCCCCAGATTCTTGAGGCAATAAAGATCCTCGTGCCAAAGTGCAAGCAGGAGAAGCTTCCGATCATCACAAGTGTCATTGCGCCCCTTACGATGACACTGAATGCAGGTGTGACAGATGCGATGCAATCCATGCTCTGGTGGGCAAAGAACCCCAATGAGATGGATAAACTGATCAAAAAGACGCTTGAGATTGGACTGGTATGGGCAGAGGCTGCATATGAAGCGGGTAGTGACACAATATTCTACAACGGTGCATTTGATGCAAGTGTCACACCGGATGATTATGAGAAAAGGGTCATCAGGTATCATATAGAGGGAGTTAGAAAGCTGAAAGAAATGGGTGCGTATGTTGTCTATCACAGCTGCATGGATATCTCGCCCGTGATTGATAAATTACCAAGGCTTGAGGCGCACGCGATAAGCGTTTCTCAGGAGATGGATATGGCCAAGGCACGGGAGATCGTTGGGGAGAATGTGATCCTTGCTGGAAATGTTGATCCAACATACACTCTCATCAAGAAATCCCCTGAAGAAGTTCTTGAAGAATCCAAGTACTGCATTGATGCTGGAACCGACATACTATGCCCAGGATGTGGATACGGTCCAAACACACCACTCGAAAATATGACGGCACTTGCTCAGGCTGGAAGAGAATACGGACATAACGCACGACTGGCAAAGAAGAACTGAGCTTGTACCTTCTGTTTACCTGTGCAGGAATTAAGAAGATGGCTTGCGCAGGTCTTTTATTTATTTTATTATTCAATAATGATCAGCACACACGAAATCGGACGGAAGACACATATAGTGGACTGTAGAGAGACACCTGGCTTTGGCATCGGTGGTGGGCTTGCACAGAAGGGGACGCTCTCTGAGGCAGAGAACCCTGAGATTGTTGTGGTTGCCATGAGCCCAATTGCACGACATGTAACAAAGCCAGTCTGTGAGATCACTTATGGAATCAGAGAAGCTGGGATACAGACAAGCGTACTCGTTCTTGAAGCGGGCATGGGGCTTCCAAGGGATGCACCTGGTGGTGCAAGTATGGGAATCTGTGGGATTACACCAAAGGAAGTTGCACAGATCAATCGACATAAGCTTGTTCTGCTGCATCTTGGAAATATACCATCCCATTTTATCTACAAGACAAGAACGTTCCTCAAGAACGTAACGATTCCTGCAATCGTAATCTGTCAGGCACCTGTAGAATTCAAACAGTTTGCTGATATCAAGATCCGTGTTCGGGACTTCCCGCAGGACGATGCCGTAACAAAGGGTGAACTCGTGGATGTTGTAACAGGTGTGATCAGGGGTGAGACCGTCCCTGCTGTCAAGCTTGAGGAGATTATACGTAAGGTTAAATACTGGTACTCTGTTTACTACCCAGCAGATTACGCCACCAGGAGATGGGATGCTGTTGGCAGGGCATGTCGCAGAGTAGAGGTATGTTGATCCATGAACTGTCTTGAAGAAATTGAGAGGACCTTTGAGCGTATAGAAGAAAGCGATCTGAACACCTTTATAACGCTCAATAAAGAAAGGGCGATCGAGCAAGCCGAGATGATAGATCGTGAAGGGGATGGAGAAGGCAGACTCAGAGGCGTGCCTGTTGCAATCAAGGACGCAATTACCACAAAAGGGATCGTAACAACCTGTGCATCCCATATCCTTGAAGATTATATCCCACCCTACAATGCTCATGTGATCGAATGCCTGCTTTCAGAGGGTGCCATCATCGTTGGAAAGACCAATATGGATGAGTTCTCGATGGGGACAAGCACCGAGACAAGCTACTTTGGACCCACGCTCAACCCACACGATAGAACGAGAGTCCCAGGAGGATCGTCGGGTGGGAGTGCAGCGGCGGTTGCAGCAGGAGAGGTGCCGCTTGCGCTTGGATCAGATACAGGGGGTTCGATCAGATGTCCTGCATCCTTCTGTGGTGTGGTCGGGCTTAAAACCACCTATGGGCTTGTATCAAGGTATGGCCTCATCGCTTATGCAAACTCACTCGAGCAGATAGGTCCAATCGCAAGGACTGTTCCTGGTGTTGCACGTCTTCTCGATGTAATATCAAAGCCAGATGCGCGAGACAGTACACAACTTGGATCTGAAGGGGGTTATCTTGATAATCT
This DNA window, taken from Candidatus Syntrophoarchaeum caldarius, encodes the following:
- a CDS encoding Uncharacterized conserved protein UCP033563 gives rise to the protein MVEIARFKAVTLSPALDEKERYVAPIYDTIDEKTYKIYAANRNNIIHATRRQDGADLDNFIEVADTTIKTLFQDRILEEREKESLYIYRICYKISDDLKSGVDADEERDEYTLLGIVALVSVDDTGREIMGHESVFDDNTEERYYLMKKCRMNFSPIMAEYNEDGVAISKLLKPYIKENLPIVEVKHNGTTHTLWEINDQAICEYIIHSLSNQKLMILDGHHRYTAACRLDERDGVKNTMMMLVWGQDPNLLLLPWHRCISDVSRDQLTRVLAAHTGTNYERYDEFIRAFKNEKDANSAVYCGAGFQILNNLDIFKLQKMIIDPLIKEGGKISFSPTIRDAMERVDQGRCTASFIVKPPDIGVIEEVATQKRSLPQKSTRFLPKVIEGIILRRF
- a CDS encoding Uroporphyrinogen decarboxylase (URO-D) domain protein, whose amino-acid sequence is MSETMSPIERFHAAMENNPIDRVSLAPVTQTGTTALMEKCGAYWPEAHKDPKLMAQLSWAAYEYGGLEGVRIPFYVYTEAEATGAKLSKWKKKNHPVVDVPSVPNLEAIDKLEIPDPKKDGRMPQILEAIKILVPKCKQEKLPIITSVIAPLTMTLNAGVTDAMQSMLWWAKNPNEMDKLIKKTLEIGLVWAEAAYEAGSDTIFYNGAFDASVTPDDYEKRVIRYHIEGVRKLKEMGAYVVYHSCMDISPVIDKLPRLEAHAISVSQEMDMAKAREIVGENVILAGNVDPTYTLIKKSPEEVLEESKYCIDAGTDILCPGCGYGPNTPLENMTALAQAGREYGHNARLAKKN
- a CDS encoding Methyl-coenzyme M reductase, protein C; the encoded protein is MDCRETPGFGIGGGLAQKGTLSEAENPEIVVVAMSPIARHVTKPVCEITYGIREAGIQTSVLVLEAGMGLPRDAPGGASMGICGITPKEVAQINRHKLVLLHLGNIPSHFIYKTRTFLKNVTIPAIVICQAPVEFKQFADIKIRVRDFPQDDAVTKGELVDVVTGVIRGETVPAVKLEEIIRKVKYWYSVYYPADYATRRWDAVGRACRRVEVC